In bacterium, the sequence AGGAGACCTATAACAACGTCCGGCCGCACCAGGCGCTCGGCTACCTGACTCCGAACGAGTACATCCGCCGCTGGAAGGCGGCGCAGCCTGCCACACGCTCATGAGGAGGCAAAGTCTTTCGGATCTACTGGACCAGTACAGAAACTTTACACGGCGACTTAGTAATGGTATATAAGTTGTAAATGACGCTCTCATTTGGACTATTTCGTCGGTTCCACTCGCGCTCTGCCAGGCGCATAGAGCGTCCGTCTGAAGTAGTGTTAGTTCCGCCCAAGTGGAAGCGGCTCGAAAGTGGCATGTTCGTGAATCTTAACGACACTCCTGAAGCCGAGAACCGTATTCTCTACGGAATGGACAAGGACGAACCGGACGATGTTAGTGAGTGGTCAGGTCTCTCGACGCGAAGGTAGTTTCCCCGCTTAGCGCTATAAGTTCTGGCTCCACAAGTTGGTCACAAGGATTTAGCGTCCCGCAAAAAGAACCAAACAGATGTTCGTCTAACCTGTTTTCCGCGAGGGATAGGATGCGCGGTCACGGTCCGTTTTCGATCGAATTGTGCGCTGGGGGCGGGGGCCAAGCACTTGGACTCGAAGCGGCTGGGCTCCAACATGTGGCCCTTGTGGAGATCGATAAGCCATCGTGTGCGACGCTCATCGCGAACCGACCTGCGTGGAACGTGGTTTCTGATGATGTCGCGTCCTTTGATGGCCGCAGCTTTCGCGGAATCGAGCTGTTGGCGGCCGGCCTTCCATGTCCGCCCTTTTCTGTCGCAGGCAAGCAACTTGGGCACCGCGATGAACGGAATCTATTCCCCGTCGCATTGAGGCTGATCGATGAGATTAGGCCATCCGCCG encodes:
- a CDS encoding integrase core domain-containing protein — encoded protein: ETYNNVRPHQALGYLTPNEYIRRWKAAQPATRS